Proteins from a genomic interval of Euleptes europaea isolate rEulEur1 chromosome 18, rEulEur1.hap1, whole genome shotgun sequence:
- the NGDN gene encoding neuroguidin has product MAEDRPQQPSQDLAVREEAVEEGERAPEHERVEADLPTAVHLLKSLQEQVVAVTHHVQSLAQKVRAGTYPTEKGLSFLEVKDHLLLLYLQDLSHLMLEKTAGQSVAGHPALLRLVETRTVLEKMRPIDQKLKYQVDKLVKAAVTGALGENDPLRFKPNPSNLMSKLSDSEEEESGDVATGSKASGKEASKGGSRKYVPPRLVPVHYDETEAEKAKKMLEQAKKRALSSSIIRELKEQYSDAPEEIREGRYAHATRQSREDEHRTNYEESMMVRLNVSRKEKARQRRTGSLASQLNSLTRFGDISALTGAAPPLDEDLSPQKKKRKKISTKHSKKKALDRSQPAPNILD; this is encoded by the exons ATGGCGGAGGATCGGCCGCAACAGCCGTCCCAGGACTTGGCGGTGAGGGAAGAAGCCGTGGAGGAGGGCGAGCGTGCtccagagcat GAGAGGGTCGAGGCAGACCTGCCCACTGCAGTTcacctattgaagtccctccaagaACAG GTGGTGGCTGTGACCCATCATGTACAGAGCCTGGCGCAGAAAGTGAGGGCCGGGACCTACCCCACAGAAAAG GGTCTCAGTTTTCTGGAAGTGAAAGACCATCTGCTGCTCCTTTACCTTCAAGATCTCTCCCACCTGatgctggagaaaacagctgggcAGTCCGTGGCTGGCCATCCTGCCTTGCTGCGTTTGGTGGAGACCCGAACG GTTTTGGAGAAGATGCGGCCCATTGACCAGAAACTGAAGTACCAGGTAGACAAGCTGGTGAAGGCGGCTGTTACTGGGGCCCTGG GTGAAAATGACCCTCTGAGGTTCAAGCCAAATCCCAGCAACCTGATGAGCAAG CTCAGTGACTCGGAAGAGGAAGAAAGTGGAGACGTTGCCACTGGCTCAAAGGCTTCTGGGAAAGAGGCGTCTAAAGGAGGGAGCAGGAAATATGTCCCACCCCGCCTGGTGCCTGTGCATTATG ATGAAACTGAGGCTGAGAAGGCGAAGAAGATGCTGGAGCAAGCCAAGAAGCGAGCGCTCAGCAGTTCCATCATCCGAGAGCTGAAGGAGCAGTATTCGGATGCTCCCGAAGAAATCCGGGAGGGGCGCTATGCTCATGCCACCAGGCAGAGCCGGGAGGACGAACACCG GACCAACTACGAAGAGAGCATGATGGTCCGTCTCAACGTCAGCCGGAAAGAGAAGGCCCGCCAGCGGCGCACGGGTTCCCTGGCCTCCCAGCTCAACTCCCTCACCCGCTTCGGAGACATCAGCGCGTTGACCGGTGCAGCGCCGCCGTTGGACGAG GATCTGAGcccccagaagaagaaaaggaagaagatcaGCACAAAACACAGCAAGAAGAAGG CTCTGGACCGGTCCCAGCCAGCTCCCAATATCTTGGATTGA